Part of the Paenarthrobacter sp. JL.01a genome is shown below.
CTGCGCCAACGGCGTTCGCTACAGCCAGGGCGTGTACGCGCTCAAGTCCACCTTGCAAGGCCAGTACCAAGGCTGCGCAGAAGGCATCGCCGGCCCCAATGGTGTTGGCGATGTCCGTGACGCGGACTGCGGGGGCTTCTGCCACCCGTTCGCCGTCCACGAAGATCGCCGAACCCTCGCCACCGTACGTCACGGCCACCAGCGGAGCGCTCTTCAGTGCCGGGATGAGTTCGTATTCCGTCTCGTTCACGATCACCAGGTCGCAGCGTTCCAGCAGTTCCGGAATGATCGGCGCGGCGGGGGCTGCGTTCAGCGCGAAGAAGCCCTTGCTGGCCCGTGCTGCTTCCAGCACCACGTGCTGGTCCACCTCCAGCTGGCACAGAACGGCCTCGTGCTCCTCGAACGTGACACCGTCCAGCGACACCGCGGCGTTGGCACCCGGGCACACCACGATCTGGTTTTCGCCGTCGCTGTCCACCAGTACCAGCGCCGTCCCGGTTGCCTCGTCCACCCGTGCGACGCTGCTGATGTCGACGCCGGCGGCGGCCATTGCGTCCAGAAGTGACCGCCCGGCGTCGTCCTGGCCTACGGCCCCCACCATGCGCGAGCTGCCCGCGAGTCGGGCCGCGGCAACGGCTTGGTTGGCGCCTTTGCCGCCGGGCTGCTGGCGGAGGACGGCGCCACCCACCGTTTCACCGGGGGAGGGGAGGCGGCTGGCTGTGGCCGTGATGTCGAGGTTGATGCTGCCCACGACCGTGAGGCTCGACGGCGAAGCGGGCGCGGCAGAATGAACGGTGTTGCTCATGGGAAATCCTTTGTGGTGGGTCAGCTGGGGGTGAGCTTCAGGAGGACTGGATGACGGAGAGGTGTCCGGCCTTGGCGGCAACGAGGCATTTAGCCAGGTAGAACGGTGAGCCCTTCCGCCGGACGTACTGGGTGAGGACCAGAACGGGATCGGACGGACGCAATCCGAGCAGCTTGGCGCGGCTGGGGCCAGCGGTGCTGAGGCTGATTTCGCACTCACCCGGACCCAAGGGCGAGCCCGGCAGTCCGCTGAGAACCTCAAGGAGCGTAGCTGCCGAAAGGGTGGGTGCTTCGGCGGCTTCTTGAAGGGCTGACGCCTCGGGGATGTCCTGGGCGACGTTTTCCTGCAGGTGTGCCACGGGTTCGCCGTCGCGAATGAGCACGCTTTCCCAGAACCACACGTCCTTGTCGGGTTCGACGCCGATACCCGGCGCCACGAATTCGGAGGCCGGTTGCTTGATGGCGGCGACGCGTTTGACCTGGATGTCCTGGTCGGGACCACCGAGGAGCTGGTCGAAGGGCCGGATGTGTTCAATGCCAATGCGGGGGAGCGAATCGGCCACGAACCTGCCAACACCCCGGCGTGCCCGGGTGAGCCCGTCTTCTTCCAGCAGCATCAGCGCTTCCCGGATCACGGTGCGGCTGACGTCCATCATGGTGCCGAGTTCGGTCTCCGTGGGGAGCAGGGAACCCGGCGGCAGGATCTTGGTCCTGATGGCTTCGGCGATGCGGGAGTACGCGGCGACGCGAAGGGGCTGACCCGGCTGGGTTGCGATAGGTCGGGACAGGAACTGGACGGCGTTGTCGGTCAAGGGTGCCTCACTTGGAATGGGTTACCGACACTGTACCCGAAGAGTGTGACAGGTTGCACAAGCTCGTAATACATGCTTGTATAACAACTCACATCTCGTGGCGCCGCCCTGCGCCCCCGGACAAAGGAGTTTGATGTGAACATCCCCACCGGCCAGCAAACTGCAGGCCCGCAGGCCCCATCCCCGGAAGACACCAGCACCACTACGG
Proteins encoded:
- a CDS encoding GntR family transcriptional regulator, with the translated sequence MTDNAVQFLSRPIATQPGQPLRVAAYSRIAEAIRTKILPPGSLLPTETELGTMMDVSRTVIREALMLLEEDGLTRARRGVGRFVADSLPRIGIEHIRPFDQLLGGPDQDIQVKRVAAIKQPASEFVAPGIGVEPDKDVWFWESVLIRDGEPVAHLQENVAQDIPEASALQEAAEAPTLSAATLLEVLSGLPGSPLGPGECEISLSTAGPSRAKLLGLRPSDPVLVLTQYVRRKGSPFYLAKCLVAAKAGHLSVIQSS
- a CDS encoding ribokinase — protein: MSNTVHSAAPASPSSLTVVGSINLDITATASRLPSPGETVGGAVLRQQPGGKGANQAVAAARLAGSSRMVGAVGQDDAGRSLLDAMAAAGVDISSVARVDEATGTALVLVDSDGENQIVVCPGANAAVSLDGVTFEEHEAVLCQLEVDQHVVLEAARASKGFFALNAAPAAPIIPELLERCDLVIVNETEYELIPALKSAPLVAVTYGGEGSAIFVDGERVAEAPAVRVTDIANTIGAGDAFCAALVLALQGGLERVHALAVANAVGADAVRDSSSQPALRALEHYIEATRPSLAAGSAATR